The genomic stretch AACAATGGGTTgattatttaatcaaaatgaacaCTGTAAATTTCAGCTACTGAAAAAAGATGTGtgaatcattttctcattttcatacatttataTTCCTGGGgtcaactaattgattaatttattaCTGCTTTTTATCTTAACAGacttttgtaaaaaataatcttCCTTACAGTTTCTTTGCAGTACCTCTCTTTGTGACAAATATGTGCAAGTAGACCAATGATATTTTCAAAGCTCTTTTGAAAAACTCATCCGAATATCCATAATTGGTGacaaaaacactgcatgaaACACATTAGAACTTACCCCTACTTATACAAGGCTtcataaatgtgaaattaaactTACATTTCAACAAAAAGAGAAGGAACTTTTGAACTTTTTAGGATGATCTGATTCAAACACGCTGATACACTGAACAGAGGACAGATTCCATAATGTCACATATTTGTTAAAAGGAAGTGTACATTTATACATACTTAATACACTCCAGTTAACGAGTATTATGGATGGGTATacacatatttgtattttataaatgtaaaatatttataatatattcATATTAGATATTAGAAATAGAGCTACTgcagctgtgatacaacacttTCTTTTCATGAAAGGCTGAGGTAATTATTCTATTAAAAAGATTTCTGTTGTCCGGGAATCAGTGTCAGTCGCCAACATTCAAAAGGTTATGCTTAATGAATAAAAACCCTATTCATGTTTGCCTAcagaacagaaagagacaaatatgTGTCTTTACCCTCAGTTCTTTGAAGGGAAGGAGCTCCGTCTGAAGCAGGAATACTTTGTGGTGTCTGCCACCCTGCAAGACATCATCCGTCGTTTCAAGGTCTCTAAGTTTGGCTCCAGGGAGATTGCTCGCACAGACTTCAGCAAACTGCCTGAcaaggtgaagtgaaaaacacaacaaaatagtttgtcaaaaatgaaaagactTTCCCATGACGTTCTTTGTGAGTCTTCATTAAATTGCCTCTGTGAGTGTGTTGAACAGGTTGCAGGTGAGTTTTTATTGTACCTTTGGAGAATACTTATTATGAACAGTGACTATAAAGCACTTCTTAGTGTATTGTAATTTCTGTATTGACATTTAATATTGTTCTGCATATCTAGGTTGCCATCCAGCTGAATGACACTCACCCAGCCATGGCTATTCCCGAGCTGATGAGGGTTCTGGTTGACGAAGAGAAGCTGGATTGGGACAAGGTGAGGAGGAGTAATACTGTCCAAAGAGGAATTTTTGCAAGCTTTGTACGGTTTATTTCCCAAACGTGAAgcttattttaaagtttaaccATAACACATTTCTTTCATTGCTTCATAttgattatttaatgttttggtttttgtaacttctttttataaatatatatctttTCAATATCTTTATCTGTTTAACACTGTATGAAGGCATGCTGCTGCTTTGGCGATGTTGCTGGATTCCAGGGATGATGATGGAAACAAGTACAGAACTTTGCTGTGTGGTTCCCTAAAcctgttttcttttgctgttgTTTAGGCCTGGGACATCTGTGTGCGCACCTGTGCTTACACCAACCACACCGTCCTTCCTGAAGCTCTGGAGCGCTGGCCAGTCGACCTGTTTGCTCATCTGCTGCCCCGTCACCTGGAAATAGTCTACGAGATCAACCGCCGCCACCTGGAGGTTAGTACTGCACATTGCAACGTGATATAATCTAGATCATGTTGCATCCTATAGTATATAGTATAAAAAAAGGACGCAAACTCAATGTGCTACCAATATTCTCTGTGGTTTATTACCAACATATTTAAATGTGGGCATAGAGTATTTCTCTGTGCTTCTATCTGTCTGATTAGGAAGATAAGACACAAATTAACAAAGGTACATAATGTCAAAGAATCTTAGAAGTAATACATTTGATTGAGGATTAAATACAAGTGgactaaataataattaaaaataataataataataaaaacctggaggattgaaaaaaaaacaaaactcttcattaaaatttcaatatttgatctacttgtctgATTGTGAATAGTTTCTAGATTGCCATTGtgagaagaagcagcagaaaagccTATTAAAATGCAAAGAATGACTTTTAAGATTGGCATGAGGACATAAATGCTATAATGTAAAAGTCAAAgaacaaaatgctgcttatTGGCTTCTAATTGCAACATCTGTCAGAACTGGACTCCCACATTTCTACtaaatggagagagaaagatttCTGACATGAAGTGGTGGGCAGGCTTTATGTCTGCACAATAATACACTGACTTTCATCTACTTACATTCTGATGGAAATTGTTCTGTTGCTCATGGTTTGATATTATTTTGGAAAAGGTGCATTGACCTACTGTGATATGACAATCAAAATCTCATTCAGcaagtaaaataaagaaatgtaacCTATGAATGTATTATCTTTTATATCgtgtttctttttcctttgcAGAGAGTTGCTGCCAAGTATCCAGGTGATGTTGATCGTCTTCGCCGTATGTCCCTCATTGAGGAAGGTGGACAAAAGAGGATCAACATGGCCCATTTGTGCATTGTGGGCTCCCATGCTGTCAACGGCGTGGCCCAGATACACTCTGACATCCTCAAAGCTACTGTGTACGTTCCTACGATAAATTCTAATATGCCTGGAATACATTATAGTTGCTAACTAGTACTAACTCTACAATGCAATACATGTATGTGCATTATATATGTAGCATCTGTTTCATAAATCACCAGCCTCTGTCATTTCATGGCCTGCACATTATCTGTGTGTACTGATATATGTGATGCTTCCCtccactgcagtttcaaggacTTCTATGAAATGGAGCCACATAAGttccaaaacaaaaccaatGGCATTACTCCTCGCCGCTGGCTGGTTATGTGCAACCCCGGGCTGGCTGAGGTCATTGCAGAGGTTAGCTgcctttcaaacacacaaacaacataaaaaacaataatatttaaGCTATACTTCACTGTGCGAAATGATCTAATACTCCCTTATTCACTcaatctcattttttctcattagaGAATTGGTGAGGACTTCATTCGTGACCTTGACCAGCTTCAGAGTCTCCGCAACTATGTGAATGATGAGGCCTTCATTCGTGATATTGCCAAAGTGAAGCAAGTGAGTGGGATATTATATTTTGTCAAATGTCAGGTTAATGTGTCTGTTCAGAATTAGCACTATGTTGCTCAAGGAGATAATTAGATACTTGTGAATATATAATTGTGCTCTGTCATGATATGCAAACCCAGCCCTTGCTTAATAGCACAAAGCCCTGCAGAGAACTGGCACATTTCCACCATTGGGCAGTCTGTGCCTGTTACAGATTACATACACAGATTGTTCCATAATGTACCCGATGCAGTAACTCCGTTCAAAGAACCAGCCTGCAGAGCTGTTTGTTCCTCTGTGATCAATGTCACAACCTCCATTAGCAGCAGAGTCAGCGTATCGTCAGGGTTGACACTTCTCTCTGGAAAACGTCGTTTTATGAATATACTTAGATGGCCGTTGTCCTTGGGCTGTCCAGAGTGAGGAGCTGTTTATATAATAGCACCAGGATAGAGATGGGCACCGTCTGGCTGTCTGTCTGGCATGAATGAGTGGCTTTACATCAAGGCCTCGTAGGCACGATGCTTCACAGTTTTTGGCCCATGTGACATTCAGCAGCCGGCGCTCTCCTTCAGCCGCTGCCGGCTCTCGACGCCTCAGCCACCTGCTCAACCTGCTTATTCTGGGCCATGGTTTCAGTTCATTTAGTTGTATGACAGACAGAAATTTAAACAAACAGAGGATGGGTTTCCCTCTTAAACCCACAATTTATTACATTTGACTCTCTCTGTACTTGATGAGCAGTTAAAAATGaatacactgacacacacttcCCCAAGCCTGAGAGACAGTAATCAGTGTGGAGAGATGCCGTGACATTTTGCGAAAATGAATTTTCTCTAACGCTTGGAACTTCGCATGCTGTTGTATCTGATTGCACTACTGTAGCATCCTTGAAATGCCTCTTTGTACAGCACATACAAATAACCACACAAGCTGAAGGAGAACTTAACAAAATCAATGTCTTGATCTTGTAGGAAAACAAGCTGAAGTTCGCTGTGCACTTAGAGGAGCACTACAAGGTGAAGATCAACCCCAACTCCATGTTTGACATTCAAGTCAAGAGAATCCACGAGTACAAGAGACAGCTGCTCAATTGCCTGCACATCATCACCTATTACAACCGTAAGCACACATTTAAAAGCCTCAAATTCAAATACTGTGTGAATTCAAATCTTTACAGGTTGTGTGTCACAGTCTGAACAGGGTTTTGCTACACACTCCAGTTGTGTAATCTCTTCATGTCTCTGCCAGGCATCAAGAAGGAGCCCAACAAGCAGTGGACTCCAAGAACTGTCATGATTGGAGGAAAGGTTTGTATTGTAATGGTTGCAGTTAAATGCATTTGATGTTAGGCCTCTAACAGTTACTGTCTTGCAGGCTGCTCCTGGATACCACACTGCCAAGATGATTATCCGTCTGATCACGGCTATTGGTGAGGTGGTCAACAATGATCCTGTGGTGGGAGACCGCCTTAAAGTCATCTTTTTGGAGAACTACAGAGTCACACTGGCAGAGAAAGGTAGTTACCAAACCACTGTATAGCGTacagcacaaacagaaaatgctTATTAGAGACATCAACCCCGTCCTTCTGTCATCTTGCAGCCATTCCTGCAGCTGACCTGTCAGAGCAGATTTCCACAGCTGGCACTGAGGCCTCCGGCACCGGCAACATGAAGTTCATGCTGAACGGCGCTCTGACCATCGGTACCATGGATGGAGCCAACGTTGAGATGGCCGAAGAGGCTGGTGAAGACAACCTCTTCATCTTCGGCATGAGGGTGGATGACGTTGATGCACTTGACATGAAAGGGTAACCCCATCTTACCCAAATCTCTCCAAACAATGTATTTTTGTCTCcctcaaacatgtttttttctttgtgaccGATCAAATATTTTCACTACACATTTTTTGATATACAGCTGTAAGTCATGAAATATTTTCCTACGAGCCCAAAAATAATGTGACCTTGACATAAACCCATAGGGGTAAATATGAGGGAGCAGAAGTTGGGAAAAATGGGTCAATccttgtctctcttttttttgccaatatagAATATAATGAGTGCTACCAGATCCATTTGGGGAAATACCTCCAAGATAGGCCAACTGTCAAGACTTCTTAATATCACTGTAGTGAGCTCCACACACTCTGACTACCCAGCTGCTCTGCAGTCTAGGACAGGTTTTGGTAATGATCTCTTGCAATCTGCCCATAAATTCTCTTAGagtcaaatgttttgtccacacaagCTGAGGTTTTCCGCTCTAAAAAGCGTGGCCTTGGGGAACCTGCTGATATTTACGTGTAGGCACTGACTACTTCTCCCTTGTGAATGGGCAAGTCACTACAGCAACAAGCTTGTGCTTCtatttttctgaatgtgtttattatttgttttctgtcctgCTTAGATACCACGCTGAAGAGTACTACAACCGCCTGCCTGAGCTGAAACAGGCTATTGACCAGATTGCTGGAGGCTTCTTTAGCCCAAAGCAGCCTGACCTGTTTAAGGAAATTGTCAACATGCTGATGCATCATGACAGGTAGAGACACATCTAACATTAGCAGCCTGAGGCACAGAcctgcatgcacacatgcaaataAGAATGTGCATAAACTTGCGTACtggtgaaaaaaaggaaaaacttaacaaaacaaacacgccgatgtgcagttttttttgcatGCACACTACTATTCAGTATTCCTACATATATGCATTTACAGTGTGCTATTTACCTGTTTATGTATGTCACTTTTCATTGAGTTAATTGCTTCATTTTCTGCACAGGTTTAAGGTCTTTGCTGACTATGAAGACTACATTAAATGCCAGGAGAAAGTCAATGCTCTTTACAAGGTATatgcatttaaaagaaatgtttaataaatgtcTTCTTTTGCAATCATAGCAtacttttaaattaatttcgCTCTAACATGAGTGTCACCGTCAATAGAATAAGCACTCAGAGTGAATAATCTCAGTATTTACCGATGTTATTACTCACTTAATCATTTTATCTTCACATCAGAACCCCAAGGAATGGACCAAGAAGGTGATCTACAACATTGCTGGATGTGGCAAGTTCTCCAGTGATCGCACCATCGCCCAGTATGCTCGTGAGATCTGGGGCATGGAGCCCACACTCGAGAAACTCCCTGCTCCCGATGACAAGCAATAAACTGTCCTCATTACAGCCAACACCCAAACTTTCTCCATAGGTCCAAATTCCTTTAGAACCAATGGTAGATACTGTTTGTCTTGTAAAAGTCCCCACAGACCTGCATCCACAGCCAGTTTCACTGTGTGACACAcaagtttacatttttcatcattgcAGATTCACAATATCCAGGTTGCAGGCTGGTATCATAAAACTGTTGTCATTGGGGATGCAGAAATTTCTATCAGGCTGTTGCAAAGTGGATTGAAGGGCTTTGTGGTGGGCTTTGTAAATTTACAGgtggtatttttttattattattattcaggaATATAAACTCTTATATTAACATTCAGACCCATtctcaataaataaaaagctctTAAATGACACAGCTGTCTGagtgactttttttctgttgtttcaggTATGATTATaataaacatcataatataCAGAACATGTGCACATAAAATTTGGAGCAAAGAGAATTATTATCATGTGATACTTTCAATTAATACTAATAACCATGTCAACATATGTCAGTGAATCGACAGTATATATTTCTTAGTATTAATGATTGATATGCTCAATGTTTTACAAACAAATCCACTTATATTGACAGAACACAACATCCCAGCGTGAGGACAGTGAACTTCAGCTCAGTGACTCAGCAGAGATCTCATGATGGAGAGTTATCAAATGCTGTGAAAAACGAAtcacatcaaaacaaaaaaaaaacacaatctttAACACTTTAAAATTAAAGTCCATCTGGTACTAATAGTTAATCAGTGTCATTTACCTCTTTCATACAGTTCATATTCTATACTTTCTTAGTATAGTCTGGCTCAGTTTGAACTCAACCTAAGAATCTGCTAATAAAGTGTCTGTCTGAACTTCAGATTTTAGACTATTTGACATTAATAAATGGGTGATTAATCATCAATTTATCTTTCAGAGAGCTGGGAGAATCTATTTTGTAGATTTCACAccatttatttttagcaaaataaCATCTATCACACAACACTGCATCCTGTTGTACcaacttaataaaagaaaacagaacaggtattttatttttttatttatatatatatatatatatatatatatatatatatatatatatatatatatatataaaataactgttctgttttcttttattaagttggtacaacaggatgcagtgtatatatatatatttttttttttttttttaattttatttatttattttttttaataacaacaaaaaatggcaaGTACATTCTGGAGCtaaccaacaaacaaaactaaacaaaaaatgataacTGCAAACTAGTCTTTGCCTTCAAAGCAGCCTGTTTGTCCATCTAGACAGTCACATCAATGACCTCCTGTACAGTAACTCCTGTTGCCATGACCTCAGGGACATATCCGCTCAGTTTCCTTCATGGCCTTATCTTTGCTGGTTTTCAAAGAACTGGCCAGTTTCAATTTGTGGATTTTGAGGCTACTTTGTACCAGTGCAGGTACTGACTGTGTGGCAGTGTCAAGAGACCATTTGACCTCTTTTCTCTATTTGCTGCATAAACAAGTTCAACACGCGTGTGTCACAAGATCAAGTTTCCCTTTGACcgatattttctgtgatttggTCCACATCATTGGATCCAAAATCCGTTTTAATAGATACCGTGGAAATCTGACCAAGAAACAACTTAATTATGCACATAATAGCAGCACCTGCccaatattgtttttaaatattattattgggtttttttgttgttattgttgtcacATATCTCGGGTCACTTTAggacttttttcaatttaaagctaaataaaatataattccgttttttttctgctctcaaAATTAGTCAAATTGGACCGAAGAATGCATAGAATGTTAAGTTAATGTTAAGTTAGTTAAAGGATTAATCTTACACTACACGTTTACgatttctgtttttgaaaagccacagatatttatttttaaatgtttaaccacATGCATTTCTTTCCACTGCTGAGACTGTGCACTCGTGATTTGTTCAAATCTACAGTCAAATCCTTCTACAACTTCTGCTTGACAGATATGATTGTGCACGTTAAGCTTCCAAAAGAAAATGTTGTGTAATTGTATTTATTAGGGAATatggaaaaaaaggtttttgtcTTCTAAAGTCATCAGCTGTTGGGTTAAAATTCACATAGGAACAAAAGTGTCAGTAGAAAAACACATGTACTTGGTTGCAGTTCAGAAACTAAATATAATCCCTATTTCAGACACATACATAAGTACTTCAGTTCAGTTAACTTGATTTATAATAAATCATACTTAAGGTATTGTTGTCCTGGTTttcatatgtatgtatgtatgactTCAGTGCCTGTAATCACCTCTGATAAACTGTAACACTCTTTTAATTGGGCTATGCTTACTCAGCCCTTCTGCCATATCTATATACTAAATCTGCTGCTAAGCAATCAGCATAGAGCAGCACGCAATGAGATAAACGTATCACATCTGCAAGAAAAGTAACACTAATATTTATCTTAGAGGCTTAAATACCTCTCACAACAGGAATAAACAAACATCTCCCTATAAACCgcttaaaataacacatttctgTCATCTGCTTGTGGAAATCTTacaataaacaacatgaaatacGGAAGAAAGCCTCACTGCAAGTGAGAAACTCACACCTGCTGTCACCATCTTAACTCGGACGCTGCTTTCTGATGGATGTCTGGAAAGGTGAAGAAGAGTCAGGAGTGGTGTGAATGAGTTTAACGTGGACTGATTGTTGAACCAAACCCTGAAAGGTACCAGGAGGAtagctttaaaaaagacaaataaaggaCTGATGTGGGACATATTTAAGTTGGGcagtgcaaacaaaaacaaaggggGCAGCAGTGTTTGATAAGGCCTCCATAAAGTGAGACCCAGTTTAGCAGCAGACAGGACTTTGGCTCTGTGTCAGTGAGGGCAGCCATGTAGTGATGAGTTGCAGCCACAGGCAGTAAATCAGTGCTAACTGTTATCATGGACTGCTCCCGATAACGTTTGTTTGAGTGAAAAGATTACCAAGAAACTTTGCTCGAAAACAATGAACATTATcactataaataaaactgcaactgtgtaaaaaaaacaacactgttttAGAAAACTGTGGCTTCTTTTTGAGATGTCTTGCAACATTTAAGTAAAAATGATCTTAAAAACTGTTCTTCATACAATACTAATAATTTCATAAAACATACATAAGTGATAAAATCACCATTTAGTGCATTCTGgattattcaaaaacaaacataaaattgcTGTCTAACAAATGAACTCTTCAACTAAAGGTAGCAAATGAAATATTCAACTGACAAATCTCACATGAACCAGAATCTGACTTGAATCAGTACTGAGCTCCACTAAATTGACTCCAATCAACAAGTCTAGTGGCACttaaaggtcagatttagaGGTACTACTCTTAATTTCATGATCACAAAAAGCAAAGGAACTACAGGGATGAGTTTTGGAAGTCTGTCCTTGCTTGATGATACAAATCTGGAGCTGTTTGGAGCCATAGATGTTACTTTTTTAGGGGGTAAAAGGAAGGAGAAGCCTTCggttttaaatacagataaacatTATGGTGGGAGTATAATACTGTTGGAACACTGCTATTTCAAGCACAGGGAACTTTGCTCAGGTACATGGGGTCATGAAGAAAGAAGTAAAGTTGACTTTTTGAAGGataatgtgaaaaaatctgctggCAATCTGGTGTGAGTTCACTATTGGGTCTTACtgcaagaaaatgacacaaatgacaaatccATGTAGGTCTACAACTTTTTCAagtacattaaaattatgattaTATTGAAGCCTAGCTCTGATATAGAATCTTTGACAGGAACTTAAGGTAAAggtctatttaaaaaaaataaataaaatttgatgtGATTTGGATGAACCAGGACAATTTGCCAAGGAGGAATAGGCAAAGATCCCTCAAGAGACATGCACCTAGTTAGACTTTGTTAGGATCTACAGTTAAAGGTCGCTGTCAGTTGTAAGTCAGAAAGATTCTACTATTGGCTGTTATCAGAGGGCTAAAAaggtcttgttgtttttgtttttttttcttgtttcaaatCATTGTATCAGTGAATTATCTTCATCAAATTTCACAGAGATTTTCATTCTTGGAATTAATTATACTATAAATTGTTTAGGTACTTGCAATTTCCTTGGAAAAGCTAAAGGATTTGTTCGATTTGGAATCAAATTGGACCTTCACTAGAAATACTGGGACTGAGTTGCAGAGTTTACCAGTTTTGGCCTCACAACATGCTGCCAGTCAAACCACCATCCATCACTTTAGAGTCTAAAtaaactgtattaaaatgcatgcaaaatgtttagcatttttcagAGCCCTactcaaaaaaaatcaaaaataaaatcttgCATATTAGCACACCTCCCTGAGTGGTTAATTATGGTCGACAATAGTGCTTAAGGTTATGTGAGTAAATTATGTGAGATTGCGGGATCTTATGAGTGGCAGAGAACCACTGGAAAGATGTTTGCTGCCTTCAGAAAGATATGAATTGAACAATGAAGTTCTGTGAGTGGCCTgttagaggagctgctgctgccacatgcatgtgagaggaaggagaaaaagtACACGAGTTTTCCAGcgtcatttcattttgttgacaataaaacatacaagACGTCGCTTGGTTAACAATTAGCTTGGCCTCATTAGAGCACAAGTACAATTGTGGCAAGCTGTTTTCATGCAGCTATAAAGAGGCTACACCTTAAGAGGAGACAATACTAGTGGGGTAAAAATTTGCCTCCTCGCGGTGACCACGATAaactgtgtctgtgtatgtgtgtgtgtgtgtctgtatgtctgtccaCTGGGGATCATGACAAATCTGTTGGCCACATAAAACATTTGATACATATCACCAAATACTGCAGCAGCTAAGAATACGTTACTCATCATCACataaagcattttaaagcaTTGACTGAAAATACTGAGAAATAAGAAACTTCAGTTGGTTCCAAGCGTTATTAATTCTTCAATAGTAgatgtatttttgaaaaatgtcaaagcaTTTCTTAGTGACGAACTGAGACGTCTGGGTCGGATTAAGATTTCTTTGCACCGTGACAGAAGTGCAAAGTGCAGTCTTATGGGCCCAACTGTGTTTCTGAACAACTATTAACAGAGCTACAAGCACAAAGTGACAGATCTCCTGTCTTGTCAACACGATTGCAACTTAACTGAAGGTTTACTGGCATAATAAAATAACTTATTTCTTTCAGGGCTCGTCTAACAAGTTAACACcgacttggaaaaaaaaacagtgctgtAATGAATTTTCACTGGGTACAAAGAACATTTGGGGCAAAATGCATTATCCTGTGGAACATTGGCTCAACTTCATTCACTTTCAACCACTGAGACCTGCAATATTCTTATAATAAAGGATCAATACCTTTTTTTATCAAGACGTAAGGAAGACAGTGTGAGTGCCGGTGCGTGTGGTTTGGCTGAGTAACACTGTGTGTCTCCAAGAGAATTAGAATGACTGTTTCTTTGACAGATATTGGACTTTAGCCTTGCTAACAGGATGAATGGATCAGTGCATTGATAAACTCACATTCCTTTAGCGCCATGATTAGGTTGATATTGGCTG from Amphiprion ocellaris isolate individual 3 ecotype Okinawa chromosome 14, ASM2253959v1, whole genome shotgun sequence encodes the following:
- the pygma gene encoding glycogen phosphorylase, muscle form, yielding MSKPLSDHDRRKQISVRGLAGIENVAELKQNFNRHLHFTLVKDRNVATKRDYYFALAHTVREHLIGRWIRTQQHYYEKDPKRVYYISLEFYMGRTLQNTMVNLALENACDEATYQLGLDMEELEDMEEDAGLGNGGLGRLAACFLDSMASLGLAAYGYGIRYEFGIFNQKIVNGWQVEEADDWLRYGNPWEKARPEYMRPVHFYGRTEHHPDGVKWVDTQVVLALPYDTPVPGYRNNVVNTMRLWSAKAPCEFNLKDFNVGGYIQAVLDRNLAENISRVLYPNDNFFEGKELRLKQEYFVVSATLQDIIRRFKVSKFGSREIARTDFSKLPDKVAIQLNDTHPAMAIPELMRVLVDEEKLDWDKAWDICVRTCAYTNHTVLPEALERWPVDLFAHLLPRHLEIVYEINRRHLERVAAKYPGDVDRLRRMSLIEEGGQKRINMAHLCIVGSHAVNGVAQIHSDILKATVFKDFYEMEPHKFQNKTNGITPRRWLVMCNPGLAEVIAERIGEDFIRDLDQLQSLRNYVNDEAFIRDIAKVKQENKLKFAVHLEEHYKVKINPNSMFDIQVKRIHEYKRQLLNCLHIITYYNRIKKEPNKQWTPRTVMIGGKAAPGYHTAKMIIRLITAIGEVVNNDPVVGDRLKVIFLENYRVTLAEKAIPAADLSEQISTAGTEASGTGNMKFMLNGALTIGTMDGANVEMAEEAGEDNLFIFGMRVDDVDALDMKGYHAEEYYNRLPELKQAIDQIAGGFFSPKQPDLFKEIVNMLMHHDRFKVFADYEDYIKCQEKVNALYKNPKEWTKKVIYNIAGCGKFSSDRTIAQYAREIWGMEPTLEKLPAPDDKQ